Genomic window (Arachis hypogaea cultivar Tifrunner chromosome 13, arahy.Tifrunner.gnm2.J5K5, whole genome shotgun sequence):
GCCCGCGACACCATCGCTTCTGGAGACGGGCCTGCCAAGGCCCTCGACTACGCTATCCGGGCTTCTAAGTCCTTTGAGCGATGCGCCCTCGACGGCGAGCCCAGCCTCGACCTCGCCATGAGCCTCCACGTCCTCGCCGCCATCTACTGCAGCTTAGGGAGGTTCGAGGAGGCTGTGCCGGTGCTTGAGCGCGCGATCCAGGTTCCTGACATCGCTAGAGGTGCGGATCACGCGCTCGCCGCTTTCTCCGGGTACATGCAGCTCGGAGACACGTTCTCCATGCTTGGCCAGGTCGATAAGTCCATCTCTTGCTACGACCAGGGACTCCAGATTCAGATCCAAGCCTTGGGCGAGACTGATCCTAGGGTTGGAGAAACTTGCAGGTATCTCATCTCAATTTCACCATGATAAATTTATTAAGGTTAATTACGTCTCGATTTGGAATTTTATACTCTCGTTTGAATTTGGATTTGGAGACTGCATTATACTGCGGGATATACGGAATTGATTCGGATTTGGAAACTCTGGTGCGGAATTACCGATATTATCTGTTGTTAGCAGATGCGTTTTGGATATTTGCTAAAGCTAAATTGTACTTCTGTGCATTAAGTTTCATTGTTGTTATAATAATCTGTGATTCCTGCGATTAATTGGCATGCTTGGCTGATGAGTGGGTTTTTCATTTGATGATGTGCTGATGAATAATAAATATGGTCTTGGATGTTGCAGATACTTGGCTGAGGCCAATGTTCAAGCGATGCAGTTTGATAAGGCAGAAGAACTGTGCAAGAAGACGCTTGAGATTCATCGTGTGCACAGCGAACCAGCCTCTCTTGAAGAGGCAGCTGATAGAAGGCTTATGGCCCTTATATGCGAGGCAAAAGGGGATTACGAAGCGGCTCTTGAGCACCTTGTCCTTGCCAGCATGGCGATGATTGCAAATGGACAGGACAATGAAGTTGCTTCTATTGATGTCAGCATTGGAAACATCTACATGTCTCTCTGTCGCTTTGACGAGGCTATCTTCTCGTACCAGAAGGCACTTACTGTGTTCAAATCAGCCAAGGGAGAAAACCATTCTTCGGTTGCATCTGTCTTTGTAAGACTAGCTGATTTGTACCACAGGACTGGAAAGCTTCGAGAGTCCAAGTCCTATTGCGAAAATGCTCTTAGAATATACTCAAAACCAGTGCCTGGAACCACTGCAGAAGAGATTGCTGGTGGTTTGACTGAAGTTTCGGCCATTTTTGAGTCTGTGGATGAGCCTGAGGAAGCACTGAAGCTTTTACAAAAAGCAATGAAATTGTTGGAGGATAAACCAGGACAGCAGAGCACAATTGCTGGGATAGAAGCACGCATGGGGGTGATGTATTACATGATTGGGCGGTATGAAGATTCAAGGAACTCTTTTGAGAGTGCCGTAGCAAAACTCAGGGTCAGTGGAGAAAGGAAGTCTGCCTTCTTTGGCGTTGTTTTGAACCAGATGGGGTTGGCATGTGTGCAGCTGTTCAAGATAGATGAGGCTGCTGAACTGTTTGAAGAAGCTAGGGGCATTCTTGAACAAGAGTGTGGCCCATGCCATCAAGATACTCTTGGAGTGTATAGCAATCTTGCAGCAACTTATGATGCTATGGGAAGGTAAACTTATTTTTTcaacattattattttctttcaagTTTTACTTATTGGAATGTTTGCTCCAAAGTTCTCCAGATTTGGCACAGATAAATTACTTTTTCCCACGGTTTGTTGCATACTTTTTGCTAAAATGTCCCCTCCTAAAAAATAGAATACTAATAACATTTGTATTAGAACCGATTTAAAATACAACCAAAATGGGCTTTTGTGGAACTAAGTAGTAAGTAGATGCTTTGTTGGAGGAAAATTTATGCGGGAATTCTGTTTACAAGCCTTTCGTATTTTCCTACATATTCTCTGATGTTAAATCTGCAACCTTCTGTTCTTGAACTAACATGATGGCATTGTTCAGAGTGGGAGATGCAATTGAGATCTTAGAGTATGTGCTTAAATTGAGGGAAGAAAAGCTCGGAATTGCAAATCCTGATTTTGAAGATGAGAAGCGCAGGCTGGCTGAGCTCCTGAAAGAAGCAGGCAAGACACGAGATAGGAAAGCGAAATCTCTGGAAAACCTGATTGATCCAAACTCAAAGAGGACCAAGAAGGAGGGGGCAAAGAGATGGCCTGGTTTGGGTTTTAGAATTTAACCatatctttattaatctttatattATTGGATGCACATTCTGTAACATAGAATATCTTGTATAGGGTTGAATTTGTAATTTGTGAGCTTCCCTGTTTCTTGATATTTGTTCACGCAtttgtgtttcttttctttatttgttttcttgGTTAATTGTTTTATAAAATGTGTTGTGACCATTTAGCTGAACCACAGTTGCAATCCTGTTCTCCTTTCCGGAAAGTGTTGAAAGCAAATTTTTATTTGAGTGAATAAATTTTGATGAGGTTGTGTTTTATTCGCCTTGGGCATTCGCGAGGTCGATAAAtggcgcttttttttttttatttcgtcTGGCCTTCCTATTATTAAATGCTTGCTGGCTTGTTTCCTCATCTAAATGATTTTCAGTGTCAAAGCTTTTATGAATTATTgggacttctttctctctctctcttttttttttcttaaagacGTTTATTTTACATAAAAGGGTTAGATGATCAGATTCTTATATGCGTAATGTGTTGTTACTTCCTTA
Coding sequences:
- the LOC112732404 gene encoding protein KINESIN LIGHT CHAIN-RELATED 1; translated protein: MPGLVKTPPEAPPLRVSVPNTPTQRSESIRTPSPLPKKPPSPSPSRSKKKTPETPNSNHLLSDASLDNPDLGPFLLKLARDTIASGDGPAKALDYAIRASKSFERCALDGEPSLDLAMSLHVLAAIYCSLGRFEEAVPVLERAIQVPDIARGADHALAAFSGYMQLGDTFSMLGQVDKSISCYDQGLQIQIQALGETDPRVGETCRYLAEANVQAMQFDKAEELCKKTLEIHRVHSEPASLEEAADRRLMALICEAKGDYEAALEHLVLASMAMIANGQDNEVASIDVSIGNIYMSLCRFDEAIFSYQKALTVFKSAKGENHSSVASVFVRLADLYHRTGKLRESKSYCENALRIYSKPVPGTTAEEIAGGLTEVSAIFESVDEPEEALKLLQKAMKLLEDKPGQQSTIAGIEARMGVMYYMIGRYEDSRNSFESAVAKLRVSGERKSAFFGVVLNQMGLACVQLFKIDEAAELFEEARGILEQECGPCHQDTLGVYSNLAATYDAMGRVGDAIEILEYVLKLREEKLGIANPDFEDEKRRLAELLKEAGKTRDRKAKSLENLIDPNSKRTKKEGAKRWPGLGFRI